The region CATCTTCCGAAATTCGATCGAACGCTGCAGGCAGAGTCCTGATAACCTCTCGAACCAGCGGGCTTCCGGATGGGATTCTGCGCATCAGTTTCCGGGGAAGGGCCACCGAATGGATATTCTCCGGTATCGCCTTCTGCAGGTCTCTGAAGGGTTGTGCCTCCGTGTCTGCGCGATCGATCAGATGCTCGAGGGTCGTCGCCAATGCCATGGCGTGGGTGCTCACCACGTAACGATGGACGCCCTCGAGTCCGGCGACGTCCTTCACGCGATCGACGAAAATCGCCGGCCACAGGCGCTTGAGGGCGCAGACCCCGCAGAGGTGTTCCCCCTTCTTGATGCCGAGCTTGCCGGCCGCCCCGTTCCAGATCGTGGCGATCTCGCGCCGATCGCCGGGAGGGATCGACAACGACTCCGCAGACCCCGAGAGCCACTCGCGTTCGCCGCACAACGTACAGCGGAACCCGGTCTGCTCGAGTTGGTCGAAGGTGCGTGCGGTTTTCGCGGTTGCCAGCATCCGTTCCGAGAGTGAAAATATTGAAGGATATAATATTCCTGGGTTCGGTTCGAAGAACTTGACGCCGTCGAGGGTGATGTTTTTGCTGAGGACCTTCCAGACGGGTTGTCCGAAGAAATCATCCGGGGTCCCCTGCTCGACGCAGGCATGAAAAGAGGAGACCAGCTTGTCGAGATCGTTTCCGGCGCAGGTGCCGGGCCACTCGACGGCCGCCCAGAACACGTGAGGGAAGCCTGCGAGCTGTTTCTCGATCTGGTCGAGCCAATGTCCCGTATCCTGGCCGGACACTCGTTTTGCCGCTTCGATGGCCCATGCGCGTGCGGCATTGCGTGCGGCAGTGCAGGCTTTTTCGGCAAGCTCGCCGGCCTTCGAGCGGGGAACCAGCGCGAGGAACTTGTTGGGAAGGGCCGCCGCGAAGAGCGGGTTTTCGTCCGTGGTTTTCTTCAGCCAGTCACTGCCTTTGAAGCGTTCCCGCCAGGCGTCTTTCGCACCCGCCGCTTCGGCGAGGCCGAGAAGCCAGGCATCGACGACCGCAAGCCCGCGAAGTTGGGGGAAAAGGAAAGCATCGGGGCCGATTTCCTCGGCGATCGCCCGCATCGCTTCCCAGACGAGCATCGAAAGCAGGTGAGAGCCGGACCAGAGATCCGACGTCGAACGGGCCTGGGCGATGAATCCCTGCACGGGGCCGAAGCTCATCGAAAGAAGCGCCGGGCCGTCGTTTCCTTCCATCGCCCCGGCAAAGGCGGAAACTGTGTCGAGGTGGTTCCAGATCGAGTGATCGGGAACCCGCGTGTCGGCCGGAAGGACTCGCCACAAGGCATCCAGGCCTGGCCGGCCGAGTTCCGAGCCGAACCGCCAGAAGGCAAGGCAGGTAAGCCGGTCGTCACCGTGGCCGAGTTGGATCAGGCTTCGGAAATGCTCCAAGCTGACGGCTTTCACCTGCTGATAGTCGAGC is a window of Candidatus Ozemobacteraceae bacterium DNA encoding:
- the cas10 gene encoding type III-B CRISPR-associated protein Cas10/Cmr2, encoding KKLTAWLHDPAEKALVLLQDPSGHEGGTIKNLRAELKLDTPDDDVKTADRWSSAADRPQWPRNEADGRFAPWTQVRFADKPVLIHPLTGREFDLKSLGELDYQQVKAVSLEHFRSLIQLGHGDDRLTCLAFWRFGSELGRPGLDALWRVLPADTRVPDHSIWNHLDTVSAFAGAMEGNDGPALLSMSFGPVQGFIAQARSTSDLWSGSHLLSMLVWEAMRAIAEEIGPDAFLFPQLRGLAVVDAWLLGLAEAAGAKDAWRERFKGSDWLKKTTDENPLFAAALPNKFLALVPRSKAGELAEKACTAARNAARAWAIEAAKRVSGQDTGHWLDQIEKQLAGFPHVFWAAVEWPGTCAGNDLDKLVSSFHACVEQGTPDDFFGQPVWKVLSKNITLDGVKFFEPNPGILYPSIFSLSERMLATAKTARTFDQLEQTGFRCTLCGEREWLSGSAESLSIPPGDRREIATIWNGAAGKLGIKKGEHLCGVCALKRLWPAIFVDRVKDVAGLEGVHRYVVSTHAMALATTLEHLIDRADTEAQPFRDLQKAIPENIHSVALPRKLMRRIPSGSPLVREVIRTLPAAFDRISEDVSAFDDRTTSAYEHLSRLVKNVAGRSIEKYYALILMDGDFMGAWLAGNEDKYRLPYKACWHPQIKSAVERAAPKSDDLRAYLEALRPSSPGRHAAISQALNSFSSVLAPFIMEDLCKGKLLYAGGDDVLAMVSVDELLDAMIGLRLGYSGIEAEFPATAHRKALFLKNGFARLDTRLMQMMGEKATASIGAVVVHHQTPLTIALRSLREAEQTAKKAGRNAFCIRVLKRSGGEVSFTDRWWAETNATPTRATMCENSTFGVLQSLKSEFSINSDLSRRAAYAAAEWLKDLPVESDPTAASSREIAQALLAHQFQRHKGSPETAVKTVHAIWNSSSVPAEKRGESLIGLLSVAEFLARESRSGEILSEGSKK